DNA from Streptomyces rishiriensis:
GGTGAGCGGGGAGTCGGCGGGGGCCACGGCGGCGACCGTGCAGCCGCGGCGGTAGGCCTGTTCGGCGAGGAGCGAGAGGCCGGGCTCGCTGCCGTCGGGGGTGGCGATGAGGAGAAGGTCCACGGAGCCCGCCCAGCCGGGGAGTTCCCAGCGCAGGGCGCCTGCGGCGGGGGCGACGCCGGTGGGTGTCAGCCGGATGACGGGGCAGGCGGCGCCGGCGAGCGTGCCGAGGAGGTCGGCGACGCAGGTGGCCGCCGCGCCGGGGCCCGCGATGAGGATCGCGCGGGGGCGGCCGTCCGGCTGGAGGTCGTGGACACCGGCCTCGGCCGCGTACCGGGCGGCGGTGCGGACGCGGGCGCCGGCCTCGGCCGCGCCGCGCAGGAGCGCCCGGTGATCGGCCTCGGCCAGGGCCTCCGGCGTGTCGAGCAACGAGTCGTCGAGCATGTCGGCAGTCTCCGATCGCCTGGGGCGTCGTCGGTGTGCGGGGCCGGGGGTGTGGCGTGGGCGTCGCCGGGGAGGCGTGGTGCTCGGCGCGGTTGCGGCCGGGCGCCGGGTGCTCGGTCCGGGGAACGCCGGCGGGCCGTGGGCGGCGCGGGTGCTGGTGCGGGGTGCGGTGCGGTCGCGCGGCGCGTTGTCAGGCGGGGTGGCGGGCCTCGTCGACGAGGAGGACGGGGATGCCGTCGCGGACGGGGTAGGCCAGGCCGCAGTCCTGGCCCGTGCAGATCAGCTCCGTGTCCTGCTCCTCGAGGGGGGAGTGACAGGCGGGGCAGGCGAGGATCTCCAGGAGGCCGGCTTCGAGCGGCATGGGGTGTCCCTTCGGGGTGTGCGGATGTGCCTGGTCAGGGTACCGCTGGTGGGGTTGGGGCGTGGGAGTTGGGCGGGACCGGGTGAGGCGGGACGAGGCCGGGCGGGACACCGCCTGCGGTACCGCTGGTCCGGGACCCCGTGGGGGCTTCAGGCTCGGATGACGGCCAGTGCCTCGTCGCGGATCTTGGCCAT
Protein-coding regions in this window:
- a CDS encoding Trm112 family protein encodes the protein MPLEAGLLEILACPACHSPLEEQDTELICTGQDCGLAYPVRDGIPVLLVDEARHPA